One window from the genome of Rhodothermales bacterium encodes:
- a CDS encoding CDP-alcohol phosphatidyltransferase family protein — MPSRQPSVTPPAFPDLGRFWTAANVITMTRMVLVGPIAVLVYRGGPFPLLIGLLLFAIATDWFDGQIARWSGTVSEWGKVLDPTADKLAAAAVTVALVIRPEELGPPLPVWFVICVIVRDAVIALGGLVQTRRLGYVMMSLWSGKVAVTALSITVLAALLRADPPVLMVCVWTTTALLAYSLGRYLQRFAHVMRLGPVVPLNDRDAVVTERLPENVPPPEGTRSRGAG; from the coding sequence ATGCCCTCTCGTCAGCCTTCCGTCACGCCCCCCGCGTTCCCGGACCTCGGCCGGTTCTGGACGGCGGCGAACGTGATCACGATGACGCGGATGGTGCTCGTCGGGCCCATCGCGGTCCTCGTCTACCGGGGCGGCCCGTTCCCCCTGCTCATAGGCCTGCTCCTCTTCGCGATCGCCACCGACTGGTTCGACGGGCAGATCGCGCGGTGGAGCGGAACCGTCTCGGAGTGGGGGAAGGTGCTCGACCCGACGGCCGACAAGCTCGCGGCGGCAGCCGTCACCGTCGCCCTCGTGATCCGGCCGGAAGAGCTCGGCCCGCCGCTGCCGGTGTGGTTCGTCATCTGCGTGATCGTACGCGACGCGGTGATCGCGCTCGGCGGGCTCGTCCAGACCCGCCGGCTCGGGTACGTGATGATGAGCCTGTGGAGCGGGAAGGTGGCCGTGACGGCGCTGTCCATCACCGTGCTCGCCGCGCTCCTCCGCGCCGATCCGCCCGTGCTGATGGTCTGTGTCTGGACCACGACGGCGCTCCTCGCGTACTCCCTCGGCCGCTACCTCCAGCGCTTCGCCCACGTGATGCGACTGGGCCCGGTCGTGCCCCTCAACGACCGCGACGCCGTCGTCACCGAGCGGCTGCCCGAGAACGTCCCGCCCCCCGAGGGAACGCGGAGCCGGGGAGCCGGGTGA
- a CDS encoding glycosyltransferase, whose translation MLPFFAAALAVQIALWLTLSLGFRRARRASEEVPAADPPPVSVVVAARDEMGRLPALLVALTAQTHPDFEAVIVDDASVDATAALVNTQSAEDPRIRLVQVRDDERPASMPRKKHALSVGIAAARHDRLAFTDADCVPPPRWLDALAAHAAVAPDAVLVGYGPYRKERGALNAFVRYETLVTALLTAAAVGLGRPYMAVGRNFSYPKTVFERVGGFAHSAASLSGDDDLLVQEAHRHGIPVRYVFDPETFVVSEAPTTWRRWARQKLRHTSAGRFYDRGATLALALFHGSALAVWLAPVFLGWTGAALLAGRFLVQRAVLRDAMHVFGEHDLTLAQPLLDAGYALYNTVLAPIGGLLRPKAW comes from the coding sequence ATGCTCCCCTTTTTCGCCGCGGCGCTCGCCGTGCAGATCGCCCTCTGGCTGACGCTCTCGCTCGGATTCCGCCGGGCGCGACGCGCATCCGAGGAAGTCCCCGCGGCCGACCCTCCGCCGGTGTCCGTCGTCGTGGCAGCGCGGGACGAAATGGGGCGGCTGCCGGCCCTCCTCGTCGCACTCACGGCGCAGACGCACCCCGACTTCGAAGCCGTGATCGTGGACGACGCCTCGGTGGACGCGACCGCCGCGCTCGTGAACACGCAGTCGGCCGAGGACCCGCGCATCCGACTCGTACAAGTGCGCGACGACGAACGCCCGGCGTCGATGCCGCGGAAGAAGCATGCGCTCAGTGTCGGCATCGCCGCGGCCCGCCACGACCGCCTCGCCTTCACCGACGCCGACTGCGTCCCGCCGCCGCGTTGGCTCGACGCGCTCGCCGCCCACGCTGCCGTGGCGCCCGACGCCGTGCTCGTCGGCTACGGGCCGTACCGAAAAGAGCGCGGCGCGCTCAATGCGTTCGTCCGCTACGAAACGCTGGTGACGGCGCTCCTGACGGCGGCGGCGGTCGGTCTCGGGCGGCCCTACATGGCCGTCGGCCGCAACTTCAGCTACCCGAAGACGGTGTTCGAGCGCGTCGGCGGCTTCGCCCACTCGGCGGCGTCGCTCTCCGGCGACGACGACTTGCTCGTGCAGGAGGCGCACCGCCACGGCATCCCCGTCCGCTACGTCTTCGACCCCGAAACCTTCGTCGTCAGCGAGGCCCCGACGACGTGGCGGCGGTGGGCGCGGCAGAAGCTCCGCCACACCTCGGCCGGGCGGTTCTACGATCGGGGCGCGACGCTCGCGCTCGCCCTCTTCCACGGCTCGGCGCTCGCCGTGTGGCTCGCCCCCGTGTTCCTCGGGTGGACGGGGGCCGCGCTGCTCGCCGGGCGCTTCCTCGTGCAGCGCGCCGTGCTCCGCGACGCGATGCACGTCTTCGGCGAGCACGACCTCACGCTCGCGCAGCCGCTCCTCGACGCGGGGTACGCGCTCTACAATACCGTCCTCGCCCCCATCGGCGGGCTGCTTCGGCCAAAGGCGTGGTGA
- a CDS encoding GWxTD domain-containing protein has protein sequence MNGAARVVLLSLMLALLAAPTGAFAQPAYQPEFDVDAVSVRGESEAETRVDVYTKVPYQSLRFLSQDDGFAARYSVSVDIYRTNAEGKVEGLVRSRMWERAVEAPTYDATQADTLYDYATQSLQLPPGAYALEVQVEDAASNRTFVREYPLEVRSFNGAVAMSDLLLADRYDPARQVLFPNVSNAVGTDKPDFTLFYEIYADRPQTLRVRYEVVKQNRERRRPAVLRPLLGLPPKEDDEPAPDFRTTETLDVRAGRNPATLTLDTDRFASGDYVFNVRLETTGGTVLASASKDLTVRWMGLDDQIADLESAVSQLRYIAKDREINAIRDAATPQERFSLFQSFWDKRDPTPGTRRNERMEEYYFRVSFANRNYGRFSNSGWNTDRGEVFIRFGEPDLVERHPFSYGDKPYQIWYYNRIGRRFIFVDETGFGDFELLVPIWDERTRM, from the coding sequence GTGAACGGAGCGGCGCGCGTCGTGCTGCTGAGCCTGATGCTCGCGCTCCTCGCGGCGCCGACCGGCGCCTTCGCCCAGCCCGCCTACCAGCCCGAGTTCGACGTGGACGCGGTGAGCGTGCGCGGCGAGAGCGAGGCGGAGACGCGCGTCGACGTCTACACGAAGGTCCCGTACCAGAGCCTCCGCTTCCTGAGCCAGGACGACGGGTTCGCCGCGCGCTACAGCGTGTCGGTCGATATCTACCGGACGAACGCGGAGGGCAAGGTCGAGGGCCTCGTGCGCAGCCGGATGTGGGAGCGCGCCGTCGAGGCGCCGACGTACGACGCCACGCAGGCCGACACGCTCTACGACTACGCGACGCAGTCGCTCCAACTCCCGCCGGGCGCGTACGCGCTCGAAGTGCAGGTCGAGGACGCGGCCTCGAATCGGACGTTCGTGCGCGAGTACCCGCTCGAAGTCCGCTCGTTCAACGGCGCCGTCGCCATGAGCGACCTCCTCCTGGCCGACCGCTACGACCCCGCGCGGCAGGTGCTCTTCCCGAACGTATCGAACGCCGTGGGCACGGACAAGCCGGACTTCACGCTCTTCTACGAGATCTACGCGGACCGTCCCCAGACCCTCCGCGTCCGCTACGAAGTCGTGAAGCAGAACCGCGAGCGGCGGCGGCCCGCCGTGCTCCGCCCGCTCCTCGGCCTGCCGCCGAAGGAGGACGACGAGCCCGCCCCGGACTTCCGCACGACCGAGACGCTCGACGTCCGCGCCGGCCGCAACCCCGCCACGCTCACGCTCGACACCGACCGGTTCGCGTCCGGGGACTACGTGTTCAACGTCCGGCTCGAAACTACAGGCGGCACCGTGCTCGCCTCGGCGTCGAAGGACCTCACCGTCCGCTGGATGGGGCTCGACGACCAGATCGCCGACCTCGAAAGCGCCGTCTCGCAGCTCCGCTACATCGCCAAAGACCGCGAGATCAACGCCATCCGCGACGCCGCGACGCCGCAGGAGCGCTTCAGCCTGTTCCAGAGCTTCTGGGACAAGCGCGACCCCACGCCCGGCACGCGACGCAACGAGCGGATGGAGGAGTATTACTTCCGCGTCTCGTTCGCCAACCGGAACTACGGCCGGTTCTCCAACAGCGGGTGGAATACGGACCGCGGCGAGGTGTTCATTCGCTTCGGCGAGCCCGACCTCGTGGAGCGTCACCCGTTCAGCTACGGCGACAAGCCCTACCAGATCTGGTACTACAACCGGATCGGCCGCCGCTTCATCTTCGTGGACGAGACGGGCTTCGGCGACTTCGAGCTTCTCGTGCCGATCTGGGACGAGCGGACGCGGATGTAA
- the fmt gene encoding methionyl-tRNA formyltransferase, whose amino-acid sequence MTDARPSDLRLVFMGTPDFAVPSLEALVNAGYRPAAVVTVPDRPKGRGQQVQAPAVKQAAERHGLRVLQPEDLRDEGFIAELEALAPDVVAVVAFRILPPEVYTLASKGAFNLHASLLPQYRGAAPINRAVMAGEIETGVTTFLLKPKVDTGDTLMMRRLGIGPDETAGELHDRLAELGAEVVVETVRHLADGTAEALPQDEHRVSHAPKLFKEDAEIDWTRPAHEVHNHVRGLSPYPAAWTMHSDTLLKIYRTCVVKGSGEPGEVLESSGDCLRIACGEKAVEVKEVQREGRAVLSAEEFLNGYTFHPGDRLA is encoded by the coding sequence ATGACTGACGCTCGGCCCTCCGACCTCCGCCTCGTGTTCATGGGCACGCCCGACTTCGCCGTGCCCTCGCTCGAAGCCCTCGTGAACGCGGGCTACCGGCCCGCCGCCGTCGTGACGGTGCCCGACCGGCCGAAGGGGCGCGGGCAGCAGGTGCAGGCCCCGGCCGTGAAGCAGGCCGCCGAGCGGCACGGGCTCCGCGTGCTGCAGCCCGAAGACCTCCGCGACGAGGGGTTCATCGCCGAGCTCGAAGCGCTCGCGCCAGACGTGGTCGCCGTCGTCGCCTTCCGCATCCTCCCGCCGGAGGTCTACACGCTTGCCTCGAAAGGGGCGTTCAACCTCCACGCCTCGCTCCTGCCCCAGTACCGCGGCGCGGCGCCGATCAACCGCGCCGTGATGGCGGGCGAGATCGAGACCGGCGTGACGACGTTCCTCCTCAAGCCGAAGGTGGATACGGGCGACACGCTGATGATGCGGCGGCTGGGGATCGGGCCGGACGAGACGGCGGGCGAGCTGCACGACCGGCTCGCGGAGCTCGGTGCGGAGGTCGTCGTCGAGACGGTGCGGCACCTGGCGGACGGGACGGCTGAGGCGCTGCCGCAGGATGAGCACCGCGTCAGCCACGCCCCGAAGCTCTTCAAAGAGGACGCGGAGATCGACTGGACGCGGCCGGCGCACGAGGTCCACAACCACGTCCGTGGCCTCTCGCCGTACCCGGCGGCGTGGACGATGCACAGCGACACCCTCCTAAAGATCTACCGGACGTGCGTCGTGAAAGGATCGGGCGAGCCCGGCGAGGTGCTGGAGTCCTCGGGCGACTGCCTCCGTATCGCGTGCGGCGAGAAGGCCGTGGAGGTGAAAGAAGTGCAGCGCGAGGGACGCGCCGTCCTCTCCGCCGAGGAGTTCCTCAACGGCTACACCTTCCATCCCGGCGACCGGCTGGCCTGA
- a CDS encoding MoxR family ATPase translates to MTETDITHLSERIERESAFIEPLLAEVRRVVVGQPEMVERLLIGLLSGGHVLLEGVPGLAKTLTISTLARAIAARFQRIQFTPDLLPADLLGTLVYNQKESEFFIKKGPIFANLILADEINRAPAKVQSALLEAMQERQVTIGETTFPLKEPFLVLATQNPVEQEGTYPLPEAQVDRFMLKIVVDYPTREQELEIMRRMATPEALPAAAPVVEPEQILTARAVLADLYVDERVEGYIVDLVLATREPGRYRLSQAEGLIAYGASPRASIYLNRAARAHAFLQRRAYVTPEDVRSVALDVLRHRISVTYEAEAEEVTSEMLVRQILDTVEVP, encoded by the coding sequence ATGACCGAAACCGACATCACCCACCTCTCCGAGCGGATCGAGCGGGAGAGCGCGTTCATCGAGCCCCTCCTCGCCGAAGTCCGCCGCGTCGTCGTGGGGCAGCCCGAGATGGTGGAACGGCTGCTGATCGGGCTCCTCAGCGGGGGGCACGTCCTGCTCGAAGGCGTCCCCGGCCTTGCCAAGACGCTCACGATCTCGACGCTCGCGCGCGCCATTGCAGCCCGGTTCCAGCGTATCCAGTTCACCCCGGACCTCCTGCCCGCCGACCTGCTCGGCACGCTCGTTTACAACCAGAAAGAGTCCGAGTTCTTCATCAAGAAGGGCCCGATCTTCGCCAACCTCATCCTCGCCGACGAGATCAACCGCGCCCCGGCGAAGGTGCAGAGCGCGCTCCTCGAAGCGATGCAGGAGCGGCAGGTCACGATCGGCGAGACGACGTTCCCCCTCAAGGAGCCGTTCCTCGTGCTCGCCACGCAGAACCCGGTGGAGCAGGAGGGGACGTACCCGCTGCCCGAGGCGCAGGTGGACCGCTTCATGCTGAAGATCGTCGTCGACTACCCGACGCGGGAGCAAGAGCTGGAGATCATGCGGCGGATGGCCACGCCCGAGGCCCTGCCCGCCGCCGCGCCCGTCGTCGAGCCCGAGCAGATCCTCACCGCCCGCGCCGTCCTCGCCGACCTCTACGTGGACGAGCGCGTCGAGGGCTACATCGTCGACCTCGTCCTCGCCACGCGGGAGCCGGGCCGGTACCGGCTGAGCCAGGCCGAGGGGCTCATCGCCTACGGCGCGTCCCCGCGCGCATCGATCTACCTCAACCGCGCCGCCCGCGCCCACGCGTTCCTCCAGCGCCGGGCGTACGTCACGCCGGAGGACGTCCGCTCGGTGGCGCTCGACGTGCTCCGCCACCGCATCAGCGTCACCTACGAGGCCGAGGCCGAAGAGGTCACCTCGGAGATGCTCGTCCGCCAGATCCTCGATACCGTCGAAGTACCGTAG
- the ftsY gene encoding signal recognition particle-docking protein FtsY encodes MALFGFGKKQKEKERLEEGLEKTRTSLFGKLDVLVRGKDQVDEEVLDDLEGILVTSDVGVKTTVDIIHRIEARVARDKYVSTEDLNGLIREEIASLLLEHAPDRPADFDAPLPNHPHVVMVVGVNGVGKTTSIGKMANRYKEAGKSVLLGAADTFRAAAAEQLDIWAQRAGVPIIKQHHGADPAAVAFDTLAAATSRGSDVVLIDTAGRLHTKGGLMDELSKVKRVMDRQVPGAPHEVLLVLDASTGQNAIRQAEEFTKSVDVTGLVLTKLDGTAKGGIVIGISNEFQIPVKYIGVGEGIDDLQVFDRSSFVAALFD; translated from the coding sequence ATGGCCCTGTTTGGCTTCGGTAAAAAGCAGAAAGAGAAAGAGCGCCTCGAAGAAGGCCTCGAAAAGACGCGGACGAGCCTCTTCGGCAAGCTCGACGTGCTCGTCCGCGGCAAAGATCAGGTGGACGAGGAGGTGCTCGACGACCTCGAAGGCATCCTCGTCACGAGCGACGTCGGCGTGAAGACGACCGTCGACATCATCCACCGCATCGAGGCCCGCGTCGCCCGCGACAAGTACGTCTCGACGGAGGACCTCAACGGGCTCATCCGCGAAGAGATCGCGAGCCTCCTCCTCGAACACGCCCCCGACCGGCCGGCCGACTTCGACGCCCCGCTTCCGAACCACCCGCACGTCGTGATGGTCGTCGGCGTCAATGGCGTCGGGAAGACGACGTCGATCGGGAAGATGGCGAACCGCTACAAGGAGGCGGGCAAATCGGTCCTGCTCGGCGCGGCCGACACGTTCCGCGCGGCGGCGGCCGAACAGCTCGACATCTGGGCGCAGCGCGCGGGCGTCCCCATCATCAAGCAGCACCACGGCGCCGACCCCGCCGCCGTCGCGTTCGACACGCTCGCCGCCGCCACGTCGCGCGGCTCCGACGTCGTGCTCATCGACACGGCGGGTCGGCTCCACACGAAGGGCGGGCTGATGGACGAGCTCTCGAAGGTGAAGCGGGTGATGGACCGGCAGGTGCCCGGCGCCCCGCACGAAGTCCTCCTCGTCCTCGACGCCTCGACGGGGCAGAACGCGATCCGCCAGGCCGAGGAGTTCACCAAGAGCGTCGATGTCACCGGCCTCGTCCTCACTAAGCTCGACGGCACGGCGAAGGGGGGCATTGTGATTGGCATTTCGAACGAGTTCCAGATCCCCGTAAAGTATATCGGCGTAGGGGAGGGGATCGACGACCTCCAGGTGTTCGACCGCTCCTCGTTCGTCGCCGCGCTCTTCGACTGA